CTTTGGCGAGGCAGGGAAGCCGAAATACGGCATCCAGGCGAATGCGGAGCTGGTGTACGAGGTTACgctgaaaagctttgaaaaggtGAGGGTAGGAGCACGCTGGTCCCTCCCCAGGTTATGGTGATGCCAGTCCCTTTGCAGCGTCCACCCTTTGTCCCTGGTGTGGCTGCAGCCCGGCCCCTGCTGAAGTGGATACGTCACCAAGGATCTCTGTGTTCTTAATTTGTTCTTctctgttggtttgttttatttttctggctgGGGTCCAAGGCTGGTTCTCTTATTTGTTCCTAGCCTTGTTCcttttgtactttcttttttttttcttttattttttctttttttttccttttcttgtttttccttgtattttgtttcttttatatttttccttttctttttttttttttttttttttcctgggctgcACAGCTCAAATTTGGTGTGGTCGGCCAGCTGACCCCAAGGAGCTTGGCTGGCATGCCAGTCTGGCTGTGCCCgtggggaggctggggacggGAGATGCCCATGGGATGGGACAGGTGCGGCTGTGCCGCATCCCTGGCTGggtccccttcccaccccatcaCCCTGGCTGGAATGGGAGCAAGACCCACCACATCCCTTCTCTGCTGGGGGATGTCTCTCCccaccttcctcttccctttttggggtttattttttgtcAGGGTTTTTCCTCCTGTGGGATTGTGGTGGACAAACCATCTTGCTCAGGGTGAAGTCCCAAAGCTGGTGGGGGTTTCGCTGTTGTAAAGGGCTCTAGGTCTACACCCCCACATGTGCTCTGGGTGTCTCCTTGTTCCCAGCCCCTCAAATTAAAAAAGCTGCCAGATCTGCCTTCTCCATTACTGCCCTGACGAGCCCAGCTTGTTAACGAGCAGTCCTAGAAAGCCATGTGGTCCTGCTGGTGCAGTGGGTTGCCATGCTCCGCTGGGATCGCTCCAAGCATTTCTTTGCAGGCCAAGGAGTCATGGGAGATGGACACCAAAGAgaagctggagcaggctgccatCGTCAAGGAGAAAGGCACGATGTACTTCAAGGTTTGTAAACTTGGGGATGGTGGAGGCGGAGCAAGGGAGATAGAAATAAATTGGGGGTGACTGTCAGATACATGACTTAGCAGTCATCAGTGTCAGAGAAGCCGTGTTCCCCCAGACAGTGCTGGGGATGGCGAGCCCtgctcttcctctgcctttttctcaCTCGCTGAGatacctcctcctttcccagcatTGCCTTGCCCATGTGTGCTCCCTGTGGAGCGGGATGGCAGATCGGACTCTTCCCAGGGGTGGATGTGGCCAGGGCTAATGCCGAGGGGCTTTGCAGTTCCCCTTCCTGGGCTGGGGCATCCTGGTCCTCCTCTGCTTTGCACAGAGGAGAAACGCAAGCTCTGACTTGACTTTTTACAGGGGCTgcacaccagcagctccagccaggTCCCAGTGTGTTTGTAGGTATTAGGCATCCtccttcattcatttatttatttaacatgcTGCGTTAAACTCGTAACCTGTTTCCAGGACGTTTCGGGAGCAGACCAAGCGTTGTCGGCACGGGTTCCTCTAGCCTCTTCTTCTTTGCTCCATCCCAGGAAGGCAAATACCTGCAGGCAGTGATTCAGTATGGGAAGATTGTGTCCTGGCTGGAAATGGAGTATGGCTTGTCTGAAAAAGAGTCGAAAGCCTCTGACTCTTTCCTCCTGGCTGCCTTCCTCAACCTGGCCATGTGCTACCTGAAGCTGCGAGAGTATGCCAAAGCTGTCGAGTGCTGCGATAAGGTAGAGGCGCATGAGCCTGGGCGTTGGAGCATCCTCTCCTCCTGCATGTTTTCATTgggagtttggggttttcttaatttctttttgtataaGAAGCAATTTCCAAGCGGCAGTGGGATGGTGGCATCCCTTCTGCACCTCCAGGTCTCTGTGGATGCTGTATGCTTGGAGACTGCAGGAGCAAAAGTGCCTTTTGGGGTTGAGAATCCACCTGGGCATGCGCTTACAACATCTTTTCTTCCAAAGCCAGATCCACGTGAATGGGTGCCGTGTGGACCGGCAGCCTTAGGACACTGTTTGGGTCTGCCCAGGCTGGATTTAGGCGTTGGGTGCTGATCTGGGTACGACAGAGGCAGTCTGCGCCAGAGCTGCAGCGGATCTCCCAAGTCTCTTgaggggtgggatggggctttgCCAGTCCCTAAAAGAGCTGCAACCTTGTCTTTGTCAGGAAACTATTAATCCTTTCTTATAAAAGGCTTAAATTTAAGCATTTTGCATATGGGAAAGGTAGTAAGGCTAGTTGCTTTAATCTAAAAGGTGAATCATCTCTTGAGATGCATATGTGGCTTTTACTAAAGGAACAGAATGTCATTGCTaaagcagggagagaaaaccCTGTTTAATCCATCAGCTCCCTTGCCTCTGAGCTCTTTGTGCTCCCCTGGGCTCAGGTTTAGCGTTTACACCTGATTTCTTGTCTGCGAGTTTGTCTCCCACTGACTGCCACTCTCAGGGGGATTTTAAGCAAGGAGAAATAACTAAACTATATTAATGACCTGCCAACTGCTGATGTAGATGAGTCAATTTTCGTTGAGCGAGATGCAAGTGGTCTGGAGACTTGAAGCCACCTTGTCCTAATTTTGGCAGATTAAATGAGGCTTTGACCGTAAGGGAGTCTTTGGGGGATCCCCAGGTTACTAACAGGGACCTGTGTGTTTCCAGGCACTAGGACTGGACCAGGACAACGAGAAGGGCTTGTACCGGAGGGGTGAAGCCAGGTTATTGATGAATGAGTTTGAGCTGGCAAAATGTGACTTTCAAAAAGTGCTGGAAGTGAATCCCCAGAACAAAGCAGCGAAATCCCAGATCTCCGTCTGCCAGAAGAAGACAAAGGAGCACAACGAGCGGGACCGGAGGATCTACGCCAACATGTTCACAAAGTTTGCGGAGAGGGATGCAAAGGTGCGTGTTGCCTGTTTTTGGCCATCTAGCAGGCTGCGCTTGAAGGATGCTTGGCAGATTTGTCATGAGAAGAGATGGGTTGAAACCAATTAAATTATAGATCAGGTTGAGGATGGAGGGATAGAGCCTGCTGCAGTGGGAAGAAGTGGTTTATTTCTTGGTCTCTCCTACGTAGAGACTGCTGTCAGATGCTCAGTCATCAATAGAAGTATTTGCAGTGCGAGCTCCTGAGGGCTGATAACAGGGTTGGCATTTGTACTTAATTTTGCTGTTCCCATCTAGTGACTGTTGATGACCTCCTGGTCGCCGGTAAAATGAAATGTCATCCTGTCTCTGGCAAGGCCAAGGGTATTTTGAGACATGATAGTATGGATTTCCTGAACCTGGTAAGGCAATAGCCTGCTCCTCTGCTTGTATGGAGAGATTGCTGTCTTGTAACAGGCTCTCATCCAAAATTCCTCTGACCAAAACCCGGTGTACTGTAACGAGAGAGGACACAGCTTTGCAAGCTGTCTGCACGGGTCATTTTTAGTATAATCTCTTCTGAACCAGTGCCTGGAGGTTGAGGCTGTGGAATAAGTGACCGGTGCAGACCCTGGGGAACAGCATGCCGGGGTAACCGGCCCGGGGCAGGGAGCGGAGCCGTCCCAGCCAGCTGCTGGCACTGTGGTGCGTTGACTCGTGCAGCTGGCTGTGATGGGGAGGGTCACTGCTGGAGCAGGCGTAAGGCTTTACCGTGCCTTAGTGCTCCTCTCCTGCACCCACTGGATGGGCTACACCCGCGGCCGGGTGGATGGGCTGCACCTATGGCTCAGTCCTGTATCTCCACTCCAATGCTGCTGCTTTATCTCCGTGTCCCTCTCCTCTGTGCCCCTGCATCCATCCATCCTGGCTTGCTCTGTGTCAGTGCCCTGCTCCTGTTGAGGTGGGAATGATGATCCCATACCTTCCCCAAAGGCTCACAGCCCATGAGGTTTAACCTCCACCAGCCACTGAGCCAGGAAAACAGGAGCCTCTGATGTGAGCTGCAGCGGTCGATAGGCAGGGGAGAGCCAAGAGGGGGGGAATTTTGCCTGCCCTGCCAGGTTTGGCTGCCTGTACCCATCCCCAGCATCACTATCACCTGCCTGCTACTTCCTTCTCCTGTTTCCAGCTCCATGTCCTTTATTTGCTGTTTTGCAGGAAGCAGCTAGCAAAACTGGGGTCGAAAAAGCAGTGGAGAAAGCAGCTTGTGAAAAGGGACCGAAAACTCCCGGTGCTGAAGATGAAGAGGCTGAAGGACATGTAtgatggaggaggaggggaagggagagcctCCTGCCCTCAGCCCGTGCAGAAAAAGGTTGCTGCCAGACCTCGGGACTCGCCAGTGTTTTCTTGTAAAGCTTGTTACAGTTTGTGTGATCGTGGAAGCAAAAAGCGCCTCGCAAAGAAAAATGAACCCCGTCCCACCGCCCTGGGCGCACTCGGGGGCACAGCGGGAGCGGCGGGATGCCGTGGGACCACCGCACATGGAACAAAT
The Harpia harpyja isolate bHarHar1 chromosome 19, bHarHar1 primary haplotype, whole genome shotgun sequence DNA segment above includes these coding regions:
- the FKBP5 gene encoding peptidyl-prolyl cis-trans isomerase FKBP5; the encoded protein is MTTDEATKSEGEVQAAALAERGEDITPARDRGVLKIIKRPGSEDESPMIGDKVYVHYKGKLANGKKFDSSRDRNEPFVFSLGKGQVIKAWDIGVATMKKGEICYLLCKPEYAYGSAGSAPKIPSNATLFFEVELLDFKGEDLFEDGGIIRRIKRKGEGYSNPNEGATVEIHLEGFCGGTRFDCKDVKFVVGEGEDHDIPIGIDKALEKMQRGEHCILYLGPRYGFGEAGKPKYGIQANAELVYEVTLKSFEKAKESWEMDTKEKLEQAAIVKEKGTMYFKEGKYLQAVIQYGKIVSWLEMEYGLSEKESKASDSFLLAAFLNLAMCYLKLREYAKAVECCDKALGLDQDNEKGLYRRGEARLLMNEFELAKCDFQKVLEVNPQNKAAKSQISVCQKKTKEHNERDRRIYANMFTKFAERDAKEAASKTGVEKAVEKAACEKGPKTPGAEDEEAEGHV